Proteins co-encoded in one Candidatus Methanoperedens sp. genomic window:
- a CDS encoding transposase, producing MAILKKYSVPSKLIGESFEEFYDLVKKKSRSKISRSKAEEIYANAGNILTIPELESVMSIEIKTLITELELYDEQIKSVEEKIDQMMMLTDTKIMSIPGIADILGPTILGEIGDVERFSNAKKLVAFAGLDPVVSQSGRYENKSGKISKRGSPLLRQALFLAANTAIQNDDNLKRFYTKKRNEGKHHFSALNAVAAKLLRIVYWVLKNNKEYQTQPN from the coding sequence TTGGCAATACTGAAAAAATATTCTGTACCTTCAAAATTGATAGGTGAATCCTTTGAGGAATTCTATGACCTTGTCAAAAAGAAGAGTAGATCGAAAATATCCCGATCAAAAGCTGAAGAAATATATGCTAATGCAGGAAATATTTTGACCATACCTGAACTTGAATCGGTTATGTCTATTGAAATTAAGACATTGATTACTGAACTTGAATTGTATGATGAGCAAATAAAATCGGTTGAGGAAAAAATTGATCAGATGATGATGCTGACAGATACAAAAATAATGTCAATACCAGGTATAGCTGACATACTGGGTCCGACTATTCTTGGTGAAATCGGAGACGTTGAACGATTTTCAAATGCCAAGAAATTAGTTGCTTTTGCTGGTCTTGATCCTGTTGTGAGCCAGTCCGGAAGATATGAGAATAAAAGTGGAAAGATCTCTAAAAGAGGATCTCCACTGCTTCGACAAGCTCTTTTTCTGGCAGCAAATACTGCTATTCAAAACGATGATAACTTGAAACGATTCTATACAAAGAAAAGAAATGAAGGAAAGCATCATTTTTCAGCTTTGAATGCGGTAGCGGCAAAATTGTTGAGAATTGTCTATTGGGTTTTGAAGAACAATAAGGAGTATCAGACACAGCCGAATTAA
- a CDS encoding adenylate/guanylate cyclase domain-containing protein, translated as MEGIPIYYSPLAEVNFRKYLEKARSDLLDNWDIKYNLPKEAQISDLFLENATDNVLQFVILYVDLAGSTKLSSELDIDTYSKIIKIFLMQMAKVVNNSRGYVLKYVGDCIIGYFPAETNYTGMCDNAISGAMLMGIVVDNVINPVFISKGFPEIGFHIGIDVGKAKVTDIGAKGISCTPDILGEVMNLTAKIQALTGRNEIMIGENVYHLIHFNWQEMCSEVILPGTWQHISKDTGEKYKIYKFTPSSIKK; from the coding sequence ATGGAAGGGATACCAATATATTATAGTCCTCTTGCAGAGGTTAATTTCCGTAAATATTTAGAAAAAGCACGTAGTGACCTTTTAGATAATTGGGATATTAAATATAACCTTCCTAAAGAGGCTCAGATTTCTGATTTATTTCTTGAAAATGCTACTGATAATGTTCTTCAATTTGTAATTCTTTATGTTGATCTTGCTGGGTCCACAAAATTAAGTTCTGAATTAGACATAGATACTTATTCAAAGATAATCAAAATATTTCTCATGCAAATGGCCAAAGTCGTAAACAATAGTAGAGGATATGTTTTGAAGTATGTGGGAGACTGTATTATTGGATATTTTCCAGCGGAAACTAACTACACTGGTATGTGTGATAATGCAATATCAGGTGCAATGTTAATGGGAATAGTTGTTGATAACGTAATCAATCCGGTATTTATATCCAAAGGATTCCCAGAAATAGGCTTTCATATTGGTATCGATGTAGGCAAAGCGAAGGTTACTGACATCGGTGCAAAAGGAATATCATGTACTCCAGATATCCTTGGAGAAGTCATGAACTTAACAGCCAAAATTCAAGCCTTGACTGGTAGAAATGAAATCATGATTGGTGAAAACGTTTATCATTTAATTCACTTCAATTGGCAGGAAATGTGCTCAGAGGTAATATTACCTGGAACGTGGCAACACATCTCTAAAGATACTGGCGAAAAATATAAAATATATAAATTCACGCCTTCAAGCATAAAGAAATAA
- a CDS encoding IS110 family transposase, with amino-acid sequence MNNKTMFYVGIDVSKDKSDICVKDENGNDLIHKFKIANKKADLEMLYEIIERIKSKAPGNSDVVFGMEATGVYSLPLYSALKRDGYKVRLYNPIQTNGYRKINIRKTKTDPIDSAIIADMLRHSEPPQVSEIQDMHLFQLRELVRVRHRLIEKKALCKVQIIRNIDTIWPDYESAMKRVLGPHHWQY; translated from the coding sequence ATGAATAACAAAACAATGTTTTATGTCGGAATAGATGTTTCAAAAGACAAATCCGATATCTGCGTAAAAGACGAGAATGGGAACGATTTGATCCATAAGTTTAAAATCGCAAATAAGAAAGCAGATTTGGAAATGTTGTATGAAATAATTGAAAGAATAAAATCAAAAGCACCAGGAAATAGCGATGTTGTATTTGGAATGGAAGCAACAGGGGTATACTCTTTGCCTCTGTATTCAGCCTTGAAAAGAGACGGATATAAAGTCAGGCTTTACAATCCCATCCAGACAAACGGATATCGGAAAATAAATATCCGAAAGACAAAAACAGATCCCATAGATTCTGCAATCATAGCAGATATGCTTCGTCATTCTGAGCCACCACAGGTTAGTGAAATCCAGGATATGCACCTGTTTCAATTGAGAGAATTGGTGAGGGTTCGTCATCGTCTTATAGAAAAGAAAGCTCTATGTAAAGTGCAAATTATACGTAATATCGATACTATTTGGCCTGATTATGAAAGTGCAATGAAAAGAGTTTTGGGGCCGCATCATTGGCAATACTGA
- a CDS encoding Bro-N domain-containing protein translates to MNSKDALVVFEGTKIRRTWNNNEWWFVLEDIVYILTDSSDPKQYIQKMKQRDEPLAKGWVQIVHTLTVDTPGGMQKMNCVNTEGAFRILQSIPSHKAEPFKLWLAKVGYERVQEIEDPELAQKRMKDIYKLKGYSEEWIEKRARGIAIRDELTDEWDKRGAKSRQDYSILTAEISRATFGLTPAEYKRLKGLKTENLRDHMDDIELILTMLGEATTTRFTRDRDSQEFPELRNDAKDGGDVAGATRKDIEGKLGKSVVSSDNYLEAPEKTKRIGRKKKNMELGL, encoded by the coding sequence ATGAATTCAAAGGATGCACTTGTTGTTTTTGAGGGAACTAAAATACGGCGAACATGGAACAACAATGAATGGTGGTTCGTATTAGAGGATATAGTATATATTTTAACCGATTCCAGCGACCCCAAACAGTATATTCAAAAGATGAAACAAAGAGATGAACCCCTGGCAAAAGGGTGGGTACAAATTGTACATACCCTTACAGTAGATACTCCGGGAGGGATGCAAAAAATGAATTGCGTGAATACAGAAGGAGCATTCAGGATATTACAGTCCATTCCATCCCACAAAGCCGAACCTTTTAAATTATGGCTCGCAAAAGTTGGCTATGAACGTGTGCAGGAGATAGAAGACCCGGAACTGGCACAAAAACGGATGAAGGATATCTATAAATTGAAAGGCTACTCCGAGGAATGGATCGAGAAAAGAGCAAGGGGGATCGCGATAAGGGATGAACTGACTGACGAATGGGATAAAAGAGGCGCAAAATCCAGACAGGATTACTCTATTTTGACTGCTGAGATATCAAGAGCTACTTTTGGATTGACACCCGCCGAATATAAACGATTAAAAGGATTGAAGACTGAAAATTTAAGAGACCACATGGATGATATTGAATTGATACTCACAATGCTTGGCGAGGCTACTACTACACGATTTACACGCGACAGGGATTCACAGGAGTTCCCTGAATTGCGAAATGATGCAAAAGATGGTGGAGATGTAGCGGGAGCGACACGAAAAGATATTGAAGGAAAATTGGGAAAAAGCGTGGTTTCAAGCGATAATTATCTCGAAGCGCCGGAAAAGACAAAAAGAATAGGAAGAAAGAAGAAAAACATGGAATTGGGATTATGA